The proteins below are encoded in one region of Corvus hawaiiensis isolate bCorHaw1 chromosome 3, bCorHaw1.pri.cur, whole genome shotgun sequence:
- the RRAGD gene encoding ras-related GTP-binding protein D isoform X3: MSQVPRKLPEEEEGDEEEEEEEEIVGLAGYADRAESFSDGDAESGGDEAFLDFNDPFSTEVKPRILLMGLRRSGKSSIQKVVFHKMSPNETLFLESTNKICREDVSNSSFVNFQIWDFPGQIDFFDPTFDYEMIFRGTGALIFVIDSQDDYMEALARLHLTVTRAYKVNPDINFEIFIHKVDGLSDDHKIETQRDIHQRANDDLADAGLEKIHLSFYLTSIYDHSIFEAFSKVVQKLIPQLPTLENLLNIFISNSGIEKAFLFDVVSKIYIATDSTPVDMQTYELCCDMIDVVIDISCIYGLKDDGTGTPYDKESMAIIKLNNTTVLYLKEVTKFLALVCFVREESFERKGLIDYNFHCFRKAIQEVFEVRMKVVRSRKHQSHLQKNKRPTPNGTPRMPL; this comes from the exons ATGAGCCAGGTGCCGAGGAAGCTGccggaggaggaagagggggacgaggaggaggaagaggaggaggagatcgTGGGCTTGGCGGGCTACGCCGACAGGGCCGAGTCCTTTTCGGACGGCGACGCGGAGAGCGGCGGCGATGAGGCGT TTTTGGATTTCAATGATCCCTTCAGTACTGAAGTTAAGCCAAGAATCCTGCTCATGGGATTGAGAAGAAGTGGAAAGTCTTCCATTCAGAAAGTTGTCTTTCACAAAATGTCGCCGAATGAGACTCTCTTCTTGGAGAGCACAAACAAGATCTGCAGAGAGGATGTTTCCAACAGCTCCTTTGTCAACTTTCAGATATGGGATTTTCCTGGGCAAATTGACTTCTTTGACCCTACGTTTGATTATGAGATGATTTTCAGAGGCACTGGAGCACTGATATTTGTTATTGATTCTCAG gATGATTATATGGAAGCATTAGCTCGGCTGCATCTTACTGTGACCAGAGCCTATAAAGTGAATCCAGATATCAACTTTGAAATCTTTATCCATAAAGTGGATGGTTTATCTGATGATCACAAGATTGAAACGCAGAGGGATATTCACCAGCGGGCAAATGATGACCTTGCAGATGCTGGATTGGAGAAGATTCACCTCAG cttttatctGACAAGCATATATGATCATTCTATATTTGAAGCATTTAGCAAAGTGGTACAGAAACTGATTCCACAGCTCCCAACACTGGAAAACCTGCTTAACATCTTTATTTCA AATTCTGGGattgaaaaagcatttttatttgatGTAGTCAGTAAGATCTATATTGCAACGGACAGCACTCCAGTGGATATGCAAACTTATGAGCTCTGCTGTGATATGATAGATGTTGTGATTGACATTTCTTGTATATATGG GCTTAAAGATGATGGCACTGGAACTCCTTATGACAAAGAATCAATGGCAATCATAAAACTGAATAATACAACTGTCCTTTATTTAAAAGAGGTGACAAAATTCCTTgctcttgtttgttttgtcagAGAAGAAAGCTTTGAGAGAAAAG GATTAATAGACTACAATTTCCATTGTTTTCGAAAAGCCATACAAGAAGTGTTTGAAGTAAGAATGAAAGTAGTAAGATCTCGAAAACATCAAAGCCAcctacaaaaaaataaaagacccACTCCCAATGGGACACCAAGAATGCCACTGTAA
- the RRAGD gene encoding ras-related GTP-binding protein D isoform X2, whose protein sequence is MGLRRSGKSSIQKVVFHKMSPNETLFLESTNKICREDVSNSSFVNFQIWDFPGQIDFFDPTFDYEMIFRGTGALIFVIDSQDDYMEALARLHLTVTRAYKVNPDINFEIFIHKVDGLSDDHKIETQRDIHQRANDDLADAGLEKIHLSFYLTSIYDHSIFEAFSKVVQKLIPQLPTLENLLNIFISNSGIEKAFLFDVVSKIYIATDSTPVDMQTYELCCDMIDVVIDISCIYGLKDDGTGTPYDKESMAIIKLNNTTVLYLKEVTKFLALVCFVREESFERKGLIDYNFHCFRKAIQEVFEVRMKVVRSRKHQSHLQKNKRPTPNGTPRMPL, encoded by the exons ATGGGATTGAGAAGAAGTGGAAAGTCTTCCATTCAGAAAGTTGTCTTTCACAAAATGTCGCCGAATGAGACTCTCTTCTTGGAGAGCACAAACAAGATCTGCAGAGAGGATGTTTCCAACAGCTCCTTTGTCAACTTTCAGATATGGGATTTTCCTGGGCAAATTGACTTCTTTGACCCTACGTTTGATTATGAGATGATTTTCAGAGGCACTGGAGCACTGATATTTGTTATTGATTCTCAG gATGATTATATGGAAGCATTAGCTCGGCTGCATCTTACTGTGACCAGAGCCTATAAAGTGAATCCAGATATCAACTTTGAAATCTTTATCCATAAAGTGGATGGTTTATCTGATGATCACAAGATTGAAACGCAGAGGGATATTCACCAGCGGGCAAATGATGACCTTGCAGATGCTGGATTGGAGAAGATTCACCTCAG cttttatctGACAAGCATATATGATCATTCTATATTTGAAGCATTTAGCAAAGTGGTACAGAAACTGATTCCACAGCTCCCAACACTGGAAAACCTGCTTAACATCTTTATTTCA AATTCTGGGattgaaaaagcatttttatttgatGTAGTCAGTAAGATCTATATTGCAACGGACAGCACTCCAGTGGATATGCAAACTTATGAGCTCTGCTGTGATATGATAGATGTTGTGATTGACATTTCTTGTATATATGG GCTTAAAGATGATGGCACTGGAACTCCTTATGACAAAGAATCAATGGCAATCATAAAACTGAATAATACAACTGTCCTTTATTTAAAAGAGGTGACAAAATTCCTTgctcttgtttgttttgtcagAGAAGAAAGCTTTGAGAGAAAAG GATTAATAGACTACAATTTCCATTGTTTTCGAAAAGCCATACAAGAAGTGTTTGAAGTAAGAATGAAAGTAGTAAGATCTCGAAAACATCAAAGCCAcctacaaaaaaataaaagacccACTCCCAATGGGACACCAAGAATGCCACTGTAA
- the RRAGD gene encoding ras-related GTP-binding protein D isoform X1, which produces MSQVPRKLPEEEEGDEEEEEEEEIVGLAGYADRAESFSDGDAESGGDEAFLDFNDPFSTEVKPRILLMGLRRSGKSSIQKVVFHKMSPNETLFLESTNKICREDVSNSSFVNFQIWDFPGQIDFFDPTFDYEMIFRGTGALIFVIDSQDDYMEALARLHLTVTRAYKVNPDINFEIFIHKVDGLSDDHKIETQRDIHQRANDDLADAGLEKIHLSFYLTSIYDHSIFEAFSKVVQKLIPQLPTLENLLNIFISNSGIEKAFLFDVVSKIYIATDSTPVDMQTYELCCDMIDVVIDISCIYGLKDDGTGTPYDKESMAIIKLNNTTVLYLKEVTKFLALVCFVREESFERKAFLWDHIQPTDMVM; this is translated from the exons ATGAGCCAGGTGCCGAGGAAGCTGccggaggaggaagagggggacgaggaggaggaagaggaggaggagatcgTGGGCTTGGCGGGCTACGCCGACAGGGCCGAGTCCTTTTCGGACGGCGACGCGGAGAGCGGCGGCGATGAGGCGT TTTTGGATTTCAATGATCCCTTCAGTACTGAAGTTAAGCCAAGAATCCTGCTCATGGGATTGAGAAGAAGTGGAAAGTCTTCCATTCAGAAAGTTGTCTTTCACAAAATGTCGCCGAATGAGACTCTCTTCTTGGAGAGCACAAACAAGATCTGCAGAGAGGATGTTTCCAACAGCTCCTTTGTCAACTTTCAGATATGGGATTTTCCTGGGCAAATTGACTTCTTTGACCCTACGTTTGATTATGAGATGATTTTCAGAGGCACTGGAGCACTGATATTTGTTATTGATTCTCAG gATGATTATATGGAAGCATTAGCTCGGCTGCATCTTACTGTGACCAGAGCCTATAAAGTGAATCCAGATATCAACTTTGAAATCTTTATCCATAAAGTGGATGGTTTATCTGATGATCACAAGATTGAAACGCAGAGGGATATTCACCAGCGGGCAAATGATGACCTTGCAGATGCTGGATTGGAGAAGATTCACCTCAG cttttatctGACAAGCATATATGATCATTCTATATTTGAAGCATTTAGCAAAGTGGTACAGAAACTGATTCCACAGCTCCCAACACTGGAAAACCTGCTTAACATCTTTATTTCA AATTCTGGGattgaaaaagcatttttatttgatGTAGTCAGTAAGATCTATATTGCAACGGACAGCACTCCAGTGGATATGCAAACTTATGAGCTCTGCTGTGATATGATAGATGTTGTGATTGACATTTCTTGTATATATGG GCTTAAAGATGATGGCACTGGAACTCCTTATGACAAAGAATCAATGGCAATCATAAAACTGAATAATACAACTGTCCTTTATTTAAAAGAGGTGACAAAATTCCTTgctcttgtttgttttgtcagAGAAGAAAGCTTTGAGAGAAAAG CTTTTCTGTGGGATCACATTCAGCCCACTGACATGGTAATGTGA